One genomic window of Micromonospora sp. WMMD1128 includes the following:
- a CDS encoding LysR family transcriptional regulator, which produces MNLELRHLRVVCAIAETGSVTKAASLLGLAQPALTAQLQRIERVLGGPLFERDRRGARPTALGELVLDRARVLLPAMKGLQDEAARMAGAGDPLRRYRFGGVNSPILGRLVHRLAAERPDAQITTYASWSVDELAQMVAGGRLDFALAGVCGDATPSPVFGLSWREVAVDPVLVLLPQTHPLAGRDEIDLVELRREQWVAAPGDGCFGDCFAATCARAGFTPRKVYEADVRAALDLVDAGAAVALCQATFRPVAGLVTRRLAGAPLRWRLLFGWHPEAPAAAVAEPVLRTAVAAYTDALAHHPDYLSWLPAHPDFGAQSHGAGGVRTG; this is translated from the coding sequence ATGAACCTGGAGCTGCGACACCTGCGGGTGGTGTGCGCGATCGCCGAGACGGGCAGCGTCACCAAGGCGGCTTCCCTGCTCGGCCTGGCCCAGCCGGCGCTGACCGCCCAGCTCCAGCGGATCGAGCGGGTCCTCGGCGGGCCGCTGTTCGAGCGGGACCGCCGGGGCGCCCGACCCACCGCGCTCGGCGAGCTGGTGTTGGACCGGGCCCGGGTGCTGCTGCCGGCGATGAAGGGCCTCCAGGACGAGGCGGCCCGGATGGCCGGCGCGGGAGACCCGCTGCGCCGCTACCGGTTCGGTGGGGTGAACAGCCCGATCCTGGGCCGGCTGGTGCACCGGCTCGCCGCGGAGCGCCCGGACGCGCAGATCACCACGTACGCGTCCTGGTCGGTGGACGAGCTGGCGCAGATGGTGGCCGGCGGCCGGCTCGACTTCGCCCTCGCCGGCGTGTGCGGCGACGCCACCCCGTCGCCGGTGTTCGGGCTGAGCTGGCGCGAGGTGGCCGTCGACCCGGTCCTCGTACTGCTGCCGCAGACCCACCCGCTGGCCGGCCGGGACGAGATCGACCTGGTGGAGCTGCGGCGGGAACAGTGGGTGGCCGCGCCGGGCGACGGCTGCTTCGGCGACTGCTTCGCCGCCACCTGCGCGCGCGCCGGCTTCACCCCCCGCAAGGTGTACGAGGCGGACGTGCGGGCCGCGCTGGACCTGGTGGACGCGGGCGCCGCGGTGGCGCTGTGCCAGGCCACGTTCCGCCCGGTGGCGGGGCTGGTCACCCGCCGGCTGGCCGGCGCGCCGCTGCGCTGGCGGCTGCTGTTCGGCTGGCACCCGGAGGCGCCGGCGGCGGCGGTGGCGGAGCCGGTGCTGCGGACGGCGGTGGCCGCGTACACCGACGCGCTGGCCCACCACCCGGACTATCTGTCCTGGCTGCCGGCCCACCCGGACTTCGGGGCGCAGTCGCACGGCGCGGGCGGGGTGCGAACCGGCTGA
- a CDS encoding DUF3140 domain-containing protein yields MAREARLDPEVEVIWDDFHAEVNVPSEQLRQWLLTRGSGEEAFGPDPDLNLPEPGRQILAVLRKRKVDLTPEDIEVMRDAITRIRELSAERPDRGNADDEWRHALLDLGHDVLVER; encoded by the coding sequence ATGGCACGCGAGGCGCGACTCGACCCCGAGGTCGAGGTGATCTGGGACGACTTCCACGCCGAGGTGAACGTGCCCTCCGAGCAGTTGCGACAGTGGCTGCTCACGCGCGGGTCGGGGGAGGAGGCGTTCGGTCCGGACCCGGACCTCAACCTGCCCGAGCCGGGCCGGCAGATCCTCGCCGTGCTGCGCAAGCGCAAGGTCGACCTCACGCCCGAGGACATCGAGGTGATGCGGGACGCGATCACCCGGATCCGGGAACTCAGCGCCGAGCGGCCCGACCGGGGCAACGCCGACGACGAGTGGCGGCACGCGCTGCTCGACCTCGGCCACGACGTGCTCGTCGAGCGCTGA
- a CDS encoding ATP-dependent Clp protease ATP-binding subunit, with the protein MMGPGDFGNDPWDEFLARYFGRGEGGRRPAHRVDITRLMTADAREMLADAARRAAQKHSTDLDTDHLLWAALQRAPLRDLVRRAGADPDALVNALGGRAEGAPGGDVPPNLSLTPAAKRALLDAHQLSRAMGANYIGPEHILMALPLNPESPAGRMLAAGRIQPESLQAASAERGAANGPRPDHGTPTLDQYGQDLTELARMDQIDPVIGRADEIEQAVEILSRRTKNNPVLIGEAGVGKTAIVEGLAERICDGDVPQTLIGKRVIQLDLSGLVAGTRYRGDFEERLKKVIDEIRAHRDELIIFLDEIHTLVGAGGAGSEGGMDASNMLKPALARGELRVIGATTLDEYRRSIEKDAALARRFQPVLVPEPGVEDTVAILRGLRDRYEAHHQVRFTDEALVAAVELADRYVTDRFLPDKAIDLIDQAGARVRLRTRTPASDVRDLEQQLDEVRRDKEQAVSDEQYERASALRDRLAELEDQIRRARGDEGSSQVPAVGPKEIAEVVSRATGIPVNQLTEEERDRLLRLEGHLHERVIGQDDAVGAVAEAVRRSRTGLADPNRPMGSFLFLGPTGVGKTELARALAEALFGEADRMVRVDMSEFQERHTVSRLVGAPPGYVGYEEAGQLTEAVRRRPYAVVLLDEIEKAHPDVFNVLLQVLDDGRLTDSQGRTVNFRNTVLIMTSNLGSELITGTQRTVGFATGEPGEQEATELRERLMRRLQENFRPEFLNRIDEVIIFQRLEAEQLRQITGLLLEETRRRLHAQDIQVEISTAGVDWLAEHGYQPEFGARPLRRVIQRELDNRLSRMLLEDEISPGQKVTVDARDDRLVLDVSAGERGYSAATTSHPR; encoded by the coding sequence CCGACCACCTGCTCTGGGCGGCGTTGCAGCGCGCGCCGCTGCGGGACCTGGTCCGCCGCGCCGGCGCCGACCCGGACGCGCTCGTGAACGCGCTCGGCGGGCGGGCCGAGGGCGCGCCCGGCGGCGACGTGCCGCCGAACCTGTCGCTCACCCCGGCCGCCAAGCGGGCGCTGCTCGACGCCCACCAGCTCTCCCGGGCCATGGGCGCCAACTACATCGGCCCCGAGCACATCCTGATGGCGTTGCCGCTGAACCCCGAGTCGCCCGCCGGGCGGATGCTCGCCGCCGGCCGGATCCAGCCGGAGTCGTTGCAGGCGGCCAGCGCCGAGCGCGGCGCCGCGAACGGCCCGCGCCCGGACCACGGCACCCCCACCCTGGACCAGTACGGACAGGACCTGACCGAGCTGGCCCGGATGGACCAGATCGACCCGGTGATCGGGCGCGCCGACGAGATCGAGCAGGCGGTGGAGATCCTGTCCCGGCGGACCAAGAACAACCCGGTGCTGATCGGGGAGGCCGGCGTCGGCAAGACCGCCATCGTGGAAGGGCTGGCGGAGCGGATCTGCGACGGCGACGTGCCGCAGACGCTGATCGGCAAGCGGGTCATCCAGCTCGACCTGTCCGGCCTGGTCGCCGGCACCCGCTACCGGGGCGACTTCGAGGAACGCCTGAAGAAGGTGATCGATGAGATCCGGGCCCACCGCGACGAGCTGATCATCTTCCTGGATGAGATCCACACCCTGGTCGGCGCCGGCGGCGCCGGCAGCGAGGGCGGGATGGACGCGTCGAACATGCTCAAGCCGGCGCTCGCGCGCGGCGAGCTGCGGGTGATCGGCGCGACCACGCTCGACGAGTACCGGCGCAGCATCGAGAAGGACGCCGCCCTGGCCCGCCGGTTCCAGCCGGTGCTGGTGCCCGAGCCGGGCGTCGAGGACACCGTCGCCATCCTGCGCGGCCTGCGCGACCGCTACGAGGCGCACCACCAGGTCCGGTTCACCGACGAGGCGCTCGTCGCCGCCGTCGAACTCGCCGACCGGTACGTCACCGACCGGTTCCTGCCGGACAAGGCGATCGACCTGATCGACCAGGCCGGCGCCCGGGTGCGACTGCGCACCCGGACCCCCGCCTCCGACGTGCGCGACCTGGAGCAGCAACTCGACGAGGTACGCCGGGACAAGGAGCAGGCGGTCTCCGACGAACAGTACGAACGGGCCTCCGCGCTGCGCGACCGGCTCGCCGAGCTGGAGGACCAGATCCGCCGCGCCCGCGGCGACGAGGGATCCAGCCAGGTGCCCGCGGTCGGGCCGAAGGAGATCGCCGAGGTGGTGTCCCGGGCCACCGGCATCCCGGTCAACCAGCTCACCGAGGAGGAACGCGACCGGCTGCTGCGCCTGGAGGGACACCTGCACGAGCGGGTGATCGGGCAGGACGACGCGGTCGGCGCCGTCGCCGAGGCGGTGCGCCGCTCCCGCACCGGGCTGGCCGACCCGAACCGGCCGATGGGCAGCTTCCTGTTCCTCGGCCCCACCGGCGTCGGCAAGACCGAGCTGGCCCGCGCGCTCGCCGAGGCGCTCTTCGGCGAGGCCGACCGGATGGTCCGGGTGGACATGAGCGAGTTCCAGGAACGGCACACCGTCAGCCGGCTGGTCGGCGCCCCGCCCGGCTACGTCGGCTACGAGGAGGCCGGCCAGCTCACCGAGGCGGTCCGCCGCCGCCCGTACGCGGTGGTGCTGCTGGACGAGATCGAGAAGGCGCACCCCGATGTGTTCAACGTCCTGCTCCAGGTGCTCGACGACGGCCGGCTCACCGACAGCCAGGGCCGGACGGTGAACTTCCGGAACACCGTACTGATCATGACCAGCAACCTCGGCTCGGAGCTGATCACCGGCACCCAGCGCACGGTCGGCTTCGCCACCGGCGAGCCGGGCGAACAGGAGGCCACCGAGCTGCGGGAACGGCTGATGCGCCGGTTGCAGGAGAACTTCCGCCCGGAGTTCCTCAACCGGATCGACGAGGTCATCATCTTCCAGCGGCTGGAGGCCGAGCAACTGCGCCAGATCACCGGCCTGCTGCTGGAGGAGACCCGCCGCCGGCTGCACGCCCAGGACATCCAGGTCGAGATCAGCACCGCCGGGGTGGACTGGCTCGCCGAGCACGGCTACCAGCCGGAGTTCGGCGCCCGGCCGCTGCGCCGGGTGATCCAGCGCGAGCTCGACAACCGGCTGTCCCGGATGCTGCTGGAGGACGAGATCTCACCCGGGCAGAAGGTCACCGTGGACGCCCGCGACGACCGGCTCGTCCTCGACGTGTCCGCCGGCGAGCGCGGCTATTCGGCCGCCACCACGTCCCACCCCCGGTGA